CCTCGATGTGACGCCGCTTCCATCATCTTGTGCGCGGCGGCGGCCTCTTCAAAGGGAAAGACTCGGTGGGTCAGAGTTTTGAGCCGCCCCTTGGCAAAAAGCGGCCAGACCGTTTTCCTCAGGTCGGCGGCGACCGCGCTCTTGAATGCTTCGGGCCGCGAGCGAAGCGTGGAGCCAGTATAAATCAGTCGCTTCAGCATGATCGGCATCAGGTTGATTTCGACCTTGGAGCCGGCATTGAAAGCCAACTGTACGATCCTTGCATCGTGGCTCGCGGCCTTGATATTGCGCTCCACGTAGTCGCCGCCGATAATATCCAGAATAAGATTGGCGCCTCCCGCTTCCCGCACGATCTCCACGAAATCCTCTTTGTTGAAGTTGATCGCCCGTTCGGCGCCAAGCGCTTCGGCATAAGCGCAGTCTTCGGCGCTCGCGCACGTGGTGAACACGCACATCCCGAGCTGACGTCCAAGCTGGATTGCGGTCGATCCGATGCCACCAGCGCCGCCATGAACCAGAAGGACCTGTCCCTCGGACACCTTCTGCTCGAAGAAGAGATTGCTCCAGACAGTGAAGTAGGTCTCGCAGAGCCCGGCGGCGTCGACGTCCGATACGGTCTTGGGTATGGGAAGGCAATGAGTGGCGTCGACCGCGCTGTATTCCGCGTATCCGCCGCCATTGGTCAGGGCGCAGAGGCGGTCCCCGACTTTCCAGCCCGACACATTCGCGCCGACCGCCGCGACTTCGCCCGAGACCTCCAGCCCCAGAAGATCCGAAGCCCCTTTCGGCGGCGGATAGTGGCCACGCCGCTGTACCAGGTCTGGACCGTTAACGCCTGCGGCAATGACTCGCACCAGCACTTCGCTGTCACGAATTTCAGGGATATCCCGGGCCCCGATCGTCAGCACGTCCGCCGCCCCGGCGCCGTTCATTTCGATCGTTTTCATGCTTTTTGGCACTTCTTTGCTCCCTCGGTCGGTTCGGCTGGAACACTGTCCATGCTAAGCCTAGTCTTGCAGTCACGCGGGTTCGCACCATACGGAACGGGA
Above is a window of Defluviimonas aquaemixtae DNA encoding:
- a CDS encoding NAD(P)H-quinone oxidoreductase; translation: MKTIEMNGAGAADVLTIGARDIPEIRDSEVLVRVIAAGVNGPDLVQRRGHYPPPKGASDLLGLEVSGEVAAVGANVSGWKVGDRLCALTNGGGYAEYSAVDATHCLPIPKTVSDVDAAGLCETYFTVWSNLFFEQKVSEGQVLLVHGGAGGIGSTAIQLGRQLGMCVFTTCASAEDCAYAEALGAERAINFNKEDFVEIVREAGGANLILDIIGGDYVERNIKAASHDARIVQLAFNAGSKVEINLMPIMLKRLIYTGSTLRSRPEAFKSAVAADLRKTVWPLFAKGRLKTLTHRVFPFEEAAAAHKMMEAASHRGKILLSPA